One Fusobacterium russii ATCC 25533 genomic region harbors:
- the gatB gene encoding Asp-tRNA(Asn)/Glu-tRNA(Gln) amidotransferase subunit GatB codes for MIKEWESVIGLEVHLQLKTGTKVWCGCSSEYDELGINLHTCPICLGHPGTLPKLNKKVVDYALKAALALNCKINKESAFDRKNYFYPDAPKNYQITQFEKSYAEKGYIEFKLNSGREVKVGITKIQIEEDTAKAIHAKNESYLNFNRASIPLIEIISDPDIRTSEEAYEYLNTLKNIIKYTGISDVSMELGSLRCDANISVMEKGSKVFGTRVEVKNLNSFKAVARAIDYEIGRQIELIQNGGKVDQETRLWDEENQITKVMRSKEEAMDYRYFHEPDLLKLVISDEDIENIKKDMPETRAAKIERFNASYGIDEKEALILTEEIELSDYFEEVVKNSGNPKASANWLLTEVLRVLKSKNISIDKFSISSINLAKIIKLIDDKIISSKIAKELFEIALEDSKDPEEIVKEKAMVQVSDSSEIEKMVDEVLSNNQKMIDDYRNADEGRKPRVLKGIVGQVMKLSKGKANPELVNELIVNKIS; via the coding sequence ATGATAAAAGAATGGGAATCAGTTATAGGGCTTGAAGTTCATCTACAATTAAAAACTGGTACAAAAGTTTGGTGTGGTTGCAGCTCTGAATATGATGAATTAGGCATAAATTTACACACTTGTCCTATATGCTTAGGACATCCGGGAACTTTACCTAAGCTCAATAAAAAAGTTGTAGACTATGCTTTGAAAGCAGCTCTTGCTTTAAATTGTAAAATAAACAAAGAAAGTGCTTTTGATAGAAAAAATTATTTCTATCCTGATGCACCTAAGAATTATCAAATTACACAATTTGAAAAGTCTTATGCAGAAAAGGGCTATATAGAATTTAAATTAAATTCCGGCAGAGAAGTGAAAGTTGGAATAACTAAAATTCAAATTGAAGAGGATACAGCAAAGGCTATACATGCAAAAAATGAATCTTATTTAAATTTTAATAGAGCCTCTATACCTTTGATAGAAATTATATCTGATCCGGATATAAGAACATCAGAAGAGGCATACGAATACTTAAATACATTAAAAAATATAATTAAATATACAGGTATAAGTGATGTATCAATGGAACTTGGTTCACTTAGATGTGACGCGAATATCTCTGTTATGGAAAAAGGTTCTAAGGTTTTCGGTACTAGAGTTGAGGTTAAAAACTTGAATTCCTTTAAGGCTGTTGCAAGAGCTATTGACTATGAAATTGGACGACAGATAGAGCTTATTCAAAATGGTGGAAAAGTAGATCAGGAAACAAGACTTTGGGACGAAGAAAATCAAATAACGAAAGTTATGAGATCTAAAGAAGAAGCTATGGACTATAGATATTTCCATGAGCCGGATTTATTGAAACTGGTAATAAGTGATGAGGATATTGAAAACATAAAAAAAGATATGCCTGAAACAAGAGCGGCTAAGATAGAAAGATTTAATGCAAGTTACGGAATAGATGAGAAAGAGGCTTTAATTCTGACAGAAGAAATAGAACTTTCTGATTATTTTGAAGAAGTAGTTAAAAATTCCGGCAATCCAAAGGCTAGTGCCAACTGGTTGTTGACTGAAGTTTTAAGAGTTCTGAAAAGTAAAAATATTTCAATAGATAAGTTTTCAATTTCCAGCATAAATTTAGCCAAAATTATAAAATTAATAGATGATAAAATTATATCTTCAAAAATAGCAAAAGAATTATTTGAAATTGCTTTGGAAGATTCAAAAGATCCTGAAGAAATTGTTAAAGAAAAAGCTATGGTACAGGTTTCTGATAGCTCTGAAATTGAAAAAATGGTAGATGAAGTTCTATCTAATAATCAAAAGATGATAGATGACTATAGGAATGCAGATGAGGGAAGAAAGCCAAGAGTTTTAAAAGGAATAGTTGGTCAAGTAATGAAATTATCTAAGGGGAAAGCTAATCCTGAACTTGTAAACGAATTAATAGTAAATAAAATATCATAA
- the gatA gene encoding Asp-tRNA(Asn)/Glu-tRNA(Gln) amidotransferase subunit GatA: MEKIYKLTVSEIRNKFISGELSAVEIVNAFFERIEKVDDKVKSFVSLRKEKALLMAKSLDEKRKDGKELGALAGVPVAIKDNMLITGEKITSCSKILENYVGIYDATVVKKLKDADAIIIGSTNMDEFAMGSTTKTSFYKMTANPWDLERVPGGSSGGGAASVAAQEVPLSLGSDTGGSIRQPAAFCGIVGLKPTYGRVSRYGLMAFASSLDQIGPFGKTVEDIAFAMNILAGADDYDATVSKREVEDYTKALSQDIKGMKVGLPKEYFIEGLNEDIKLMVDKTVQNLKDLGAEIVEISLPHTKYAVPTYYVLAPAEASSNLARFDGIRYGYRAKNYDNLEELYVKTRSEGFGAEVKRRIMIGTYVLSAGFYDAYFKKAQKVRAKIKQDFDNIFKEVDVILSPVSPNVAFKLSDVKSPLELYLEDIYTIPANLAGIPAISLPVGLINNLPVGMQFLAKAFDEASLIKVASALEGKIGRLELPDLD, translated from the coding sequence ATGGAAAAAATATATAAACTAACGGTAAGCGAAATAAGAAATAAATTTATTTCCGGTGAACTTTCAGCAGTGGAAATAGTAAATGCTTTTTTTGAGAGAATAGAGAAAGTGGACGATAAGGTGAAGAGTTTTGTTTCCCTTAGAAAAGAAAAAGCTTTATTAATGGCAAAGTCTTTGGACGAGAAAAGAAAAGACGGTAAAGAATTAGGAGCATTGGCCGGAGTTCCTGTTGCTATAAAAGATAATATGCTTATAACCGGAGAAAAAATAACTTCTTGTTCAAAGATATTAGAAAATTATGTAGGTATTTATGATGCAACTGTTGTTAAAAAATTAAAAGATGCTGATGCAATAATAATAGGCTCTACAAATATGGATGAATTTGCAATGGGTTCTACTACAAAAACATCATTTTATAAAATGACAGCGAATCCTTGGGATTTAGAAAGAGTTCCGGGAGGTAGTAGTGGTGGAGGTGCAGCTTCCGTAGCGGCACAAGAAGTTCCATTGAGTCTTGGCTCAGATACAGGTGGCAGTATAAGACAGCCCGCAGCCTTTTGTGGTATTGTTGGTTTAAAGCCTACTTACGGTAGGGTATCGAGATATGGTCTTATGGCATTTGCCTCTTCTCTTGACCAAATTGGACCTTTTGGAAAAACAGTTGAAGATATAGCATTTGCCATGAATATTTTAGCCGGAGCTGATGACTATGATGCAACTGTAAGCAAAAGAGAAGTTGAGGATTATACTAAGGCTTTAAGCCAAGATATAAAAGGAATGAAAGTCGGTTTACCAAAGGAATACTTTATTGAAGGCTTAAATGAAGATATAAAACTTATGGTTGATAAGACAGTCCAAAATTTAAAAGACTTGGGGGCAGAAATTGTTGAAATCTCTTTACCACATACAAAATATGCCGTTCCTACTTATTATGTTTTAGCGCCGGCAGAAGCAAGCTCAAATCTTGCAAGATTTGACGGTATAAGATATGGTTACAGAGCCAAAAATTATGATAATCTTGAAGAGCTATATGTTAAGACTAGAAGCGAAGGCTTCGGTGCAGAAGTAAAAAGAAGAATAATGATAGGAACTTATGTCTTAAGTGCAGGTTTCTACGATGCTTATTTTAAGAAAGCACAGAAAGTCAGAGCAAAAATTAAACAAGATTTTGACAATATCTTTAAAGAGGTGGATGTAATTTTAAGTCCTGTTTCGCCGAATGTTGCTTTTAAATTATCTGATGTCAAAAGTCCTCTTGAGCTATACTTGGAGGATATATATACAATTCCAGCAAATCTAGCAGGTATACCTGCAATTTCTCTGCCGGTAGGACTTATAAATAACTTACCGGTCGGCATGCAATTTTTAGCTAAAGCTTTTGATGAAGCAAGTCTAATAAAAGTTGCCTCTGCTTTAGAGGGAAAAATTGGTAGATTAGAATTGCCAGATTTAGATTAA
- the gatC gene encoding Asp-tRNA(Asn)/Glu-tRNA(Gln) amidotransferase subunit GatC — MALSREEVLKIAKLSKLKFKEEEIEKFQAELNDILKYIDILDEVDTQNIEPLMYVNHDINNFREKENLESLSLDKVLLNAPESAENTIVVPKVVGE; from the coding sequence ATGGCATTATCAAGAGAAGAAGTTTTGAAAATAGCAAAGTTATCAAAACTAAAATTTAAAGAAGAAGAAATTGAAAAATTTCAAGCAGAACTAAATGATATTTTAAAATATATAGATATTTTAGATGAAGTTGATACCCAGAATATAGAACCTTTAATGTATGTTAATCATGATATAAATAACTTTAGAGAAAAAGAAAATTTAGAATCATTGAGCTTGGACAAAGTTCTATTAAATGCACCTGAAAGTGCAGAAAATACAATAGTAGTTCCTAAGGTGGTTGGGGAGTAG
- a CDS encoding ABC transporter ATP-binding protein: protein MSSVTIKGVTKSFGNIKVLQEFNQKFEDGEFITLLGPSGCGKTTMLRLIAGFEKPSSGEIYIGDKLVSSEKEFLPPEKRGIGMVFQSYAVWPHMNVFDNIAYPLKIQKLNKEDIEKRVSEVLKIVHLEQYRDRFPSELSGGQQQRVALGRALVAQPEILLLDEPLSNLDAKLREEMRYEIKEITKKLKITVIYVTHDQIEAMTMSDRIVLINKGEVQQVASPKEIYSRPKNMFVANFVGKVDFLRAKVENDKIVLNNSNGQTLPNTSKLKGNVVVAIRPENVVLADDGELVAKVYSKFYLGDSNDLRVEIGNGNILRIIARASTYDTLKVGEEVKIKILDYFVFEDDGRDQTKIMT from the coding sequence ATGTCTTCGGTAACAATAAAAGGCGTAACAAAATCTTTTGGAAATATTAAAGTTTTACAGGAATTTAATCAAAAATTTGAAGATGGCGAGTTCATAACTCTGCTGGGACCTTCAGGTTGTGGAAAAACAACTATGTTAAGGCTTATAGCAGGTTTTGAAAAACCAAGTAGTGGTGAGATATATATAGGAGATAAATTAGTTTCTAGTGAGAAAGAATTTCTACCTCCGGAAAAAAGAGGAATAGGGATGGTATTTCAGTCTTATGCTGTATGGCCGCATATGAATGTATTTGATAATATTGCCTATCCTTTAAAAATTCAAAAACTCAATAAAGAGGATATTGAAAAAAGAGTTTCTGAGGTTCTTAAAATTGTACACTTGGAACAATATCGTGATAGGTTTCCATCAGAGCTATCAGGAGGGCAACAACAAAGAGTAGCTTTGGGAAGAGCCTTGGTTGCACAACCTGAAATTTTATTATTGGATGAACCTCTATCTAACTTAGATGCTAAGCTAAGAGAAGAAATGAGATATGAGATAAAAGAAATAACTAAAAAATTGAAGATTACCGTTATCTATGTAACACATGACCAAATAGAAGCAATGACTATGAGTGATAGAATTGTTCTTATTAATAAAGGAGAAGTACAACAGGTTGCAAGCCCTAAAGAAATTTATTCCAGACCTAAGAATATGTTTGTTGCCAACTTTGTTGGAAAGGTTGATTTCCTTAGAGCTAAGGTTGAAAATGACAAGATTGTGTTAAATAATAGTAATGGGCAAACTCTTCCTAATACAAGTAAATTGAAAGGGAATGTGGTTGTTGCAATTCGTCCTGAAAATGTAGTTCTTGCAGATGACGGAGAATTGGTAGCTAAAGTTTATTCTAAATTTTATTTAGGAGATTCTAATGATTTAAGAGTTGAAATTGGAAATGGAAATATTCTAAGAATTATTGCCAGAGCTTCCACTTATGATACTTTAAAAGTGGGAGAAGAAGTGAAAATAAAAATTTTAGATTATTTTGTCTTTGAAGATGATGGAAGAGATCAAACAAAAATTATGACATAG
- a CDS encoding ABC transporter permease has protein sequence MDSQKKFRLDIKWIVILAIVTFLLVFEVFPLFYLLVKSLLPGGHFSWEAYQRVYTYDLNWIALKNTMITAGLTTIFGVAIAFPLAFLVGRTNIYGKKFFRTLFVVTYMVPPYVGAMAWLRLLNPNAGLLNKFLMNLFNSQSAPFNIYTTSGIVWVLTCFFYPYAFITISRAMEKMDPSLEEASRISGASPLKTLFTVTIPMMTPSIIAAGLLVFVASASSYGIPSIIGAPGQIYTVTMRIIDFVHIGSEEGLTDAVTLAVFLMILSNIILYISTFVVGKKQYITMSGKSTRPNIVELGKWRLPLTIALSVFSFIVVILPFITVALTSFTINMGKPLTLSNLSLKAWEKVFSRASIISSTTNSFITAGAAAFFGIIIACAMAYLLQRTNVKGKRIPDFLITLGSGTPSVTIALALIISMSGKFGINIYNTLTIMVIAYMIKYMLMGMRTVVSAMSQVHPSLEEAAQISGANWLRMLKDVTLPLIAASIVAGIFLIFMPSFYELTMSTLLYSSNTKTIGYELYIYQTYHSQQVASALATAILIFVIIVNYILNKLTKGQFSI, from the coding sequence ATGGATAGTCAGAAAAAATTTAGACTGGATATAAAATGGATAGTTATTTTAGCTATAGTAACTTTTCTTCTTGTATTTGAAGTTTTTCCATTATTTTATTTATTAGTTAAATCTCTACTTCCCGGTGGACATTTCTCTTGGGAAGCTTACCAGAGAGTATATACTTATGATTTAAACTGGATAGCTTTAAAAAATACTATGATAACTGCTGGCTTAACTACTATATTTGGAGTAGCAATAGCTTTTCCATTAGCATTCTTAGTCGGAAGAACTAATATATACGGAAAAAAATTTTTTAGAACATTATTTGTTGTTACTTATATGGTTCCACCATATGTGGGAGCAATGGCTTGGTTAAGGCTTTTAAATCCTAATGCCGGTCTTTTAAATAAATTTTTAATGAATTTATTTAACTCTCAATCAGCTCCTTTTAATATTTATACTACATCAGGAATAGTATGGGTTTTAACTTGCTTTTTTTATCCTTATGCTTTTATAACTATTTCAAGAGCTATGGAAAAAATGGATCCATCATTGGAAGAGGCTTCAAGAATATCCGGTGCCTCGCCTTTAAAAACACTGTTTACGGTTACTATTCCTATGATGACTCCAAGCATAATTGCAGCAGGTTTACTTGTATTTGTTGCCTCTGCATCTTCTTATGGAATACCTTCAATTATAGGTGCTCCCGGACAGATTTACACTGTAACAATGCGGATAATTGACTTTGTTCACATCGGCTCAGAAGAAGGTCTTACTGACGCTGTTACCTTAGCAGTATTTTTAATGATACTGTCTAATATAATTTTATATATTTCAACTTTTGTTGTGGGAAAAAAACAATATATTACTATGAGTGGAAAGTCTACTAGACCTAATATTGTTGAATTAGGAAAATGGAGATTACCTCTTACAATAGCTCTTTCTGTTTTTTCTTTCATAGTTGTAATATTACCATTTATTACTGTTGCATTGACATCATTTACAATCAATATGGGAAAACCGTTAACTCTATCAAATTTATCATTGAAAGCTTGGGAAAAAGTTTTTTCAAGAGCTTCAATCATAAGCTCAACTACAAACAGTTTTATAACTGCCGGTGCAGCTGCATTTTTTGGAATAATAATAGCCTGTGCAATGGCTTATTTACTACAAAGAACTAATGTTAAAGGAAAAAGAATTCCTGATTTCTTAATAACTTTAGGTTCAGGAACACCTAGCGTTACGATAGCCTTAGCTCTTATAATTTCTATGAGTGGTAAATTTGGAATTAATATTTATAATACACTTACAATAATGGTAATAGCCTATATGATTAAATATATGTTAATGGGTATGAGAACTGTAGTTTCAGCAATGAGTCAAGTCCATCCTTCACTTGAAGAAGCAGCTCAAATTTCAGGAGCAAACTGGCTTCGTATGTTAAAAGATGTTACTTTACCATTAATAGCTGCAAGTATTGTTGCTGGTATTTTCTTAATATTTATGCCGTCATTCTATGAATTAACAATGTCAACATTGCTTTATTCATCTAATACTAAGACTATCGGATATGAATTATATATCTATCAAACATATCATAGTCAACAAGTTGCAAGTGCATTGGCTACAGCTATTTTAATTTTTGTCATAATAGTTAATTATATTTTAAATAAATTAACTAAGGGACAATTTTCAATATAG
- a CDS encoding extracellular solute-binding protein, with amino-acid sequence MKKKIFGLILAFVALFLVACSGEKKETATEANSANMELTGKIVIYTSMYEDIIDNVSEKLKAEFPKLEVEFFQGGTGTLQSKIIAELQANKLGCDMLMVAEPSYSLELKEKGILHPYITKNAENIALDYDKEGYWYPVRLLNMILAYNPEKHKKEDLALTFADFAKREDLKGKISIPDPLKSGTALAAVSALTDKYGEDYFKDLSKQKVVVESGSVAVTKLETGEAAEIMILEESILKKREEENSSLEVIYPEDGIISIPSTIMTVKEDMSANKNIKAAEALTDWFLSPAGQEAIVAGWMHSVLKNPEKMPFDARNTAEILQQSMPVNWERTYHDRENLRKSFEANITKAN; translated from the coding sequence ATGAAAAAGAAAATTTTTGGTCTTATTTTAGCTTTTGTAGCATTATTTTTAGTTGCCTGTAGCGGTGAAAAAAAAGAAACAGCAACAGAAGCTAATTCTGCCAATATGGAATTAACAGGGAAAATAGTTATCTATACTTCTATGTATGAAGATATAATTGATAATGTAAGTGAAAAATTAAAAGCTGAGTTTCCTAAATTGGAAGTTGAATTTTTCCAAGGTGGAACTGGTACTTTACAATCTAAAATTATAGCTGAATTACAAGCTAATAAATTGGGTTGTGATATGTTAATGGTAGCAGAGCCATCATATTCATTGGAATTAAAAGAAAAAGGTATTTTACATCCTTACATAACTAAAAATGCTGAAAATATTGCTCTGGACTACGATAAAGAAGGATACTGGTATCCAGTTCGTCTATTAAATATGATTTTGGCATATAATCCGGAAAAACATAAAAAAGAAGATTTAGCATTGACATTCGCTGATTTTGCTAAAAGAGAAGATTTAAAAGGAAAAATTTCTATACCTGATCCATTAAAATCTGGAACAGCTTTAGCTGCTGTATCAGCATTAACAGATAAATATGGAGAAGATTATTTTAAAGATTTATCAAAACAAAAGGTTGTTGTTGAATCAGGTTCAGTGGCAGTTACAAAATTGGAAACTGGAGAAGCAGCTGAAATTATGATACTTGAAGAATCTATATTAAAGAAAAGAGAAGAAGAAAATTCTAGCTTGGAAGTTATTTATCCGGAAGATGGAATAATTTCTATACCAAGTACAATAATGACAGTTAAGGAAGATATGTCAGCTAATAAAAATATAAAAGCTGCTGAAGCATTGACAGACTGGTTCTTATCACCAGCAGGGCAAGAAGCTATAGTTGCAGGTTGGATGCACTCAGTTTTAAAAAATCCTGAAAAAATGCCATTTGATGCTAGAAATACTGCTGAAATATTACAACAATCTATGCCAGTAAATTGGGAAAGAACATATCATGACAGAGAAAATTTAAGAAAGAGCTTTGAAGCAAATATAACAAAAGCAAATTAA
- a CDS encoding pseudouridine synthase: MRINKYLATLGIASRRNIDKLILEGKISVNGKIAIQGMEVSDVDEIIVEGKKIEKNLKQSLDEKVYFMLNKPLEVLSSSSDDRGRKTVVDLIKTDKRIFPIGRLDYMTRGLIILTNDGELFNRLVHPKSEVYKKYYLKIFGEIKKSEIEQLKKGINLEDGKTLPAKISSVKIEKNKTSMFISIKEGRNRQIRRMIEKLGYRILELKREKIGELSLGDLPEAKYRELTKEEIEYLYSL, encoded by the coding sequence ATGAGAATCAATAAATATTTAGCCACACTGGGCATAGCATCAAGAAGAAATATAGATAAATTAATTCTTGAAGGTAAAATTTCAGTAAATGGAAAAATTGCAATACAGGGAATGGAAGTTAGTGATGTTGATGAAATTATAGTTGAGGGCAAAAAAATAGAAAAAAATTTAAAACAAAGTTTAGATGAGAAAGTATATTTTATGTTAAATAAGCCCTTAGAAGTTTTATCCAGCTCCAGTGATGATAGAGGTAGAAAGACTGTTGTTGACTTAATAAAAACAGATAAGAGAATTTTTCCTATTGGAAGACTGGACTATATGACAAGGGGCTTAATTATTTTAACTAATGATGGAGAACTCTTTAACAGGCTAGTTCATCCTAAATCGGAAGTTTATAAAAAATACTATTTAAAGATTTTTGGTGAGATAAAAAAATCGGAGATAGAGCAATTAAAAAAAGGTATAAATCTGGAAGACGGAAAAACTTTGCCAGCTAAGATAAGCTCCGTAAAAATTGAAAAGAATAAAACTTCCATGTTTATTTCAATAAAAGAAGGAAGAAATAGGCAAATAAGAAGAATGATAGAAAAACTTGGCTATAGAATCCTTGAACTTAAAAGAGAAAAAATCGGTGAATTAAGCCTAGGTGATTTGCCAGAAGCTAAATATAGAGAGCTGACAAAAGAAGAAATAGAATATCTGTATTCATTGTAA
- the scpB gene encoding SMC-Scp complex subunit ScpB yields MSIKNQVESIIFLGGDENKIKDLAKHFQISILDMLKILEELKDDRKDTGINIEIEGEIVYLTTNPLFGDSINRYFEQEKRPKKLSSAAIETLSIIAYRQPITKSEIESIRGVSVDRIISNLEEKKFVRNCGRQETGRKANLYEVTDRFLAYLGIKNIKDLPDYSLLKEKLNRDVIETEVSNENQ; encoded by the coding sequence ATGAGTATAAAAAATCAAGTTGAATCTATTATATTTTTAGGTGGAGATGAGAATAAAATAAAAGATTTAGCCAAACATTTTCAAATTTCAATACTTGATATGCTTAAAATTCTTGAAGAATTGAAAGATGATAGGAAGGATACAGGAATAAATATTGAAATTGAAGGCGAAATTGTATATCTGACTACAAATCCCTTATTTGGTGATAGTATAAATAGATATTTTGAGCAGGAAAAAAGACCCAAAAAATTATCCTCTGCCGCCATAGAAACTCTATCTATAATAGCATACAGACAGCCCATTACTAAATCTGAAATAGAAAGTATAAGAGGTGTTTCAGTTGATAGAATTATTTCTAATTTAGAAGAAAAAAAATTTGTAAGAAACTGCGGAAGGCAGGAAACGGGAAGAAAGGCTAATTTATATGAGGTAACAGATAGATTTTTAGCCTATTTGGGTATAAAAAATATAAAAGATTTACCGGATTATAGTTTGTTAAAAGAAAAATTAAACAGAGATGTTATAGAAACAGAGGTTTCAAATGAGAATCAATAA
- a CDS encoding rod shape-determining protein gives MKKFVNKFLGVFSDDLGIDLGTSNTLICVKNKGIILNEPSVVTITAKTREIFEVGDRAKLMIGRTPVSYETIRPLRNGVIADYEVTEKMLRSFYKRVNSNRLLHNPRVIICVPAGITQVEKRAVMEVTREAGAREAHLIEEPMAAAIGVGINIFEPEGNMIVDIGGGTSELAVISLGGVVRKSSFRVAGDKFDAAIIDYVRTKHNLLIGEKTAEEVKIQIGSAIPIEEEITIEVSGKNILNGLPKDITLSSTDLVEPLGSLVQEIIEEIRVIFEKTPPELAADIRRRGLYITGGGALLRGIDKKISNALNLKVTISEEPLNAVVNGINVLLQNFSTYSKVLVSAETDY, from the coding sequence ATGAAAAAATTTGTTAACAAGTTTCTAGGTGTATTTTCTGATGATTTGGGTATTGATTTAGGAACATCAAATACACTTATTTGTGTAAAAAATAAAGGTATAATTTTAAATGAGCCCTCAGTTGTTACTATAACAGCTAAAACAAGAGAAATTTTTGAAGTTGGAGATAGGGCAAAACTTATGATAGGGAGAACTCCTGTATCCTATGAAACTATAAGACCTCTTAGAAATGGAGTTATAGCTGATTATGAAGTTACAGAAAAAATGCTTAGATCTTTTTATAAAAGAGTTAATTCTAATAGATTATTGCACAATCCCAGAGTTATTATCTGTGTTCCGGCAGGTATAACACAGGTTGAAAAAAGAGCTGTAATGGAAGTTACAAGAGAAGCAGGGGCAAGAGAGGCACATTTAATTGAAGAGCCTATGGCAGCCGCTATCGGAGTGGGAATAAATATCTTTGAGCCTGAAGGAAATATGATAGTTGATATAGGTGGAGGAACTTCGGAACTTGCTGTTATATCTTTAGGCGGAGTTGTAAGAAAATCATCATTTAGAGTGGCAGGGGATAAATTTGACGCTGCTATAATTGACTATGTTAGAACAAAGCATAATTTATTAATAGGTGAAAAAACTGCCGAAGAAGTTAAAATTCAAATAGGTTCTGCTATACCTATTGAGGAAGAAATAACAATAGAAGTGAGCGGAAAAAATATATTAAATGGCTTACCTAAGGATATAACTTTATCTTCTACAGACCTTGTGGAGCCATTGGGAAGTTTAGTACAGGAAATTATAGAAGAAATAAGAGTGATTTTTGAAAAAACACCTCCGGAATTGGCTGCCGATATTAGAAGAAGAGGACTTTATATAACCGGTGGAGGAGCTCTTCTAAGAGGTATAGATAAAAAGATTTCAAATGCCTTAAATTTAAAAGTAACTATTTCTGAAGAGCCTTTAAATGCAGTTGTAAATGGAATAAATGTACTGTTACAAAATTTTTCAACATACAGTAAAGTTTTAGTTTCCGCTGAAACTGATTATTAA
- a CDS encoding Maf family protein: MILASKSIRRQEILRDSGFHLRILPADIEEKSSKDNIVDKIKDIAYKKAYYVAKSNLNDYVLAADTIVEINGEVLGKPKDREEAKRYLKLLSGNIHRVITAYSFINIEKNIYIQNADISEVKFYNLDNEEIEWYIESGEPFDKAGAYGIQGKGRLFVEQIKGDFFSIMGFPIAKFIRELKKLKIELKDIPKL, encoded by the coding sequence ATGATTTTGGCATCTAAGTCAATAAGAAGACAGGAAATATTGAGGGATAGCGGCTTTCATTTAAGAATTTTACCGGCTGATATAGAAGAAAAAAGTTCAAAAGACAATATAGTGGATAAGATAAAAGATATAGCCTATAAAAAGGCTTACTATGTTGCAAAATCAAATTTAAATGACTATGTCTTGGCTGCCGATACCATTGTGGAAATAAATGGCGAAGTTTTGGGAAAACCTAAAGATAGGGAAGAGGCAAAAAGATATTTAAAACTTTTATCCGGTAATATTCATAGAGTGATAACCGCCTATTCATTTATAAATATTGAAAAAAATATTTATATCCAAAATGCAGATATAAGTGAAGTAAAATTTTATAATTTAGATAATGAAGAAATAGAATGGTACATAGAGAGCGGTGAGCCTTTTGATAAGGCGGGAGCTTATGGGATACAGGGAAAGGGCAGATTATTTGTCGAGCAAATAAAAGGTGATTTCTTTTCAATAATGGGCTTTCCAATAGCTAAATTTATAAGAGAACTTAAAAAATTAAAAATAGAATTAAAAGATATTCCAAAATTATAA